The following DNA comes from Caulobacter mirabilis.
CAGGAACATCGCCTGCGGCACGCCCGTATAGGGCACCGACAGACCGGCGACGGCGCTCACCCGGTCGGGCCGGGTCAGGGCGGTGTTCCAGACGATCGGCGCCCCCCAGTCGTGGCCGATCAGCACGCCGGTCCCATCCGCCGACAGGTGTTCGATGACCCCCGCCACGTCGGTGGTGATCTGCTCCAGGCTGTAGTCGGAGACCTCGGCCGGCTTGTCCGAACCGCCATAGCCGCGGACGTCGATAGCGCAGACGGTGAAGCCCGCCTCGGCGATCGGCCCGATCTGATGCCGCCAGCTGTACCAGCTTTCGGGGAAGCCATGGACCATGACGACCAGCGGACCGGAGCCCTCGACGACGGCGCGGACCTTGATCCCGTTGGTGGGAATGTCGACGAAGCTCGGCATGGCGTTTCCCTTTGTTTTGCCGGGAGACGATCACGGGCGCCGTCGGGTCAGGCAAGGGGACGCGAGCGGCCGTCGGGCAAGACAATGTTCATGATTTGTACTTGTCAAGATTGCAGGCGCGCGATAGCCTCAATTCATGAGCGAGCCCAAACAACCTGGCGTGGAGGAAGCCTCAACGGTCTACGACGCTGACTACGACAAGCGTTCCGCCGCCGCCGATGCCGACGCCGCCGCGGGACGGGTCGTGCCGCATGAGGAGGTCGCGAAATGGCTTGCGAGCTGGGGCACGCCTAATGAGACGCCTTTGCCGAAGTCGTGGCGACGGTAACCTGGACGATCCAGGCGCTGCAGGATCTGAAGGAAGTCCGGGCCTTCATCGCACAAGAAAGGCCTATCACGGCCGAACGGATCGGCGACCGACTTCGAGCCGCAGCCGCCAAGCTTGACCAGCATCCCAACCGGGGTCGCCCGATTGCAGGAGGTCGTCGCGAACTCTCCCACATCGCGCCCTACCTGATCCGCTATCGCGTCGAGGCCGAACAGATCGTCGTCCTCGAGGTCCGCCACGCCGCCCGCGAAGCAGAGTGACCTACCCCACCATCCGCTCCCGCCCTTCCCAGTAGGGCTTGCGCAGCTCGCGGCGCAGAACCTTGCCCGATGGGTTGCGCGGCAGGACCTCGACCACGTCGATGCTCTTGGGCGTCTTGAAGCCGGCGATCCGTTCGCGGCAGTGGGCGATCAGCTCTTCGGCGCTCACCGCCTGGCCTGGCTTGAACACGACGATGCCCTTCACCGCCTCGCCCCACTTCTCGTCCGGCACGCCGATCACGGCGGCGTCGGCGACGGCGGGGTGGCTGAACAGCGCGTTCTCGACCTCGGCCGGATAGACGTTCTCGCCGCCGCTGACGATCATGTCCTTCACCCGGTCGTGGATGTAGAGGTAGCCCTCCTCGTCGAAGTAGCCGGCGTCGCCGCTGGAGAACCAGCCCTGCGAACAGAT
Coding sequences within:
- a CDS encoding antitoxin, with product MSEPKQPGVEEASTVYDADYDKRSAAADADAAAGRVVPHEEVAKWLASWGTPNETPLPKSWRR
- a CDS encoding type II toxin-antitoxin system RelE/ParE family toxin; the encoded protein is MATVTWTIQALQDLKEVRAFIAQERPITAERIGDRLRAAAAKLDQHPNRGRPIAGGRRELSHIAPYLIRYRVEAEQIVVLEVRHAAREAE